In a single window of the Agrobacterium vitis genome:
- a CDS encoding UDP-N-acetylmuramoylalanyl-D-glutamyl-2,6-diaminopimelate--D-alanyl-D-alanine ligase — MTLLWTIEDLVAAMTGRPVGTMPSGITGISIDSRSIQPGEAFFAIKGDRVDGHDYASIAVANGAALMVVNEAKLPALGRLTVPMIVVDDVLQALGRLAIAARLRSRAKIVAVTGSVGKTTTKEMLRQVLAPSGEVHAAVASFNNHWGVPLTLARMPASAQFGVFEIGMNHSGEITPLVQMVRPHLAVITTIAPAHLGNFASVDEIADAKAEIFSGVAANGGVLLNHDNPYFEYLEHKAQEAGITHIHSFGQHAKAEFRLAEFDGAAESSTAWAIIDGETREVMIAAPGRHIAENAMAALGAVRLLGADLDGAVDALSHLSPVKGRGERHRLRCASGPFTLIDESYNANPASMRAAIAVLAAAQPRGEGRRIAVLGDMLEMGEFSQELHGDLAGPLLAAGIDHVWLAGPAMAALRAQLPETVSVAAFNTAEDLAAFAVASVHGGDVVMVKSSLGIGFGKIVAALLDKYPPLDDTRRPE; from the coding sequence TTGACCTTGCTCTGGACCATCGAAGATCTGGTTGCGGCCATGACCGGACGCCCGGTCGGCACCATGCCATCGGGCATTACTGGCATTTCCATTGATAGCCGTAGCATCCAGCCCGGAGAAGCCTTTTTCGCCATCAAGGGCGATAGGGTCGACGGACATGATTATGCCAGCATTGCTGTGGCCAATGGCGCGGCGCTGATGGTGGTCAATGAGGCCAAGCTGCCCGCCCTTGGCCGGTTGACTGTGCCGATGATCGTCGTTGACGATGTGTTGCAGGCGCTGGGAAGGCTTGCCATCGCTGCCCGCCTGCGCTCACGTGCCAAGATTGTTGCAGTGACCGGCTCAGTCGGCAAGACGACGACCAAGGAAATGCTGCGTCAGGTGCTGGCGCCGTCAGGTGAAGTGCATGCCGCCGTCGCTTCTTTCAACAACCACTGGGGCGTGCCGCTGACATTGGCGCGGATGCCTGCCAGTGCGCAATTCGGCGTGTTTGAAATCGGCATGAACCATTCCGGCGAAATCACCCCGTTGGTTCAGATGGTCCGCCCGCATCTGGCTGTTATCACCACGATTGCGCCTGCCCATCTTGGCAATTTTGCCAGTGTCGACGAGATCGCCGATGCCAAGGCGGAAATCTTTTCCGGTGTCGCTGCCAATGGTGGCGTGCTTTTGAACCATGACAATCCCTATTTCGAATATCTGGAACACAAGGCGCAGGAAGCGGGCATCACCCACATCCATTCCTTCGGCCAGCACGCCAAGGCGGAGTTCCGGCTGGCGGAATTCGACGGTGCTGCCGAAAGCTCGACTGCCTGGGCCATCATCGACGGCGAGACCCGTGAAGTGATGATCGCCGCGCCGGGCCGTCACATTGCTGAAAATGCCATGGCGGCACTGGGCGCCGTGCGGCTTCTGGGCGCCGATCTCGATGGTGCAGTCGATGCTCTCAGCCACTTGTCGCCGGTCAAGGGCCGGGGCGAGCGCCATCGGCTGCGCTGTGCCTCTGGGCCTTTTACGCTGATCGATGAAAGCTATAACGCCAACCCGGCTTCCATGCGCGCTGCTATTGCTGTCCTGGCCGCAGCCCAGCCGCGCGGCGAGGGCCGCCGCATCGCCGTGCTTGGCGACATGCTGGAAATGGGTGAGTTTTCCCAGGAATTGCACGGAGATCTGGCCGGGCCGCTGCTGGCTGCCGGGATCGATCATGTCTGGCTGGCAGGACCGGCCATGGCGGCATTGCGGGCGCAATTGCCGGAGACCGTTTCGGTTGCGGCTTTCAACACCGCTGAAGATCTGGCCGCTTTTGCCGTCGCCTCTGTTCACGGTGGCGATGTGGTGATGGTCAAGTCGTCGCTCGGCATCGGTTTTGGCAAGATTGTCGCGGCTTTGCTTGACAAGTATCCCCCATTGGACGACACCCGCCGCCCAGAATGA
- the mraY gene encoding phospho-N-acetylmuramoyl-pentapeptide-transferase translates to MLIWLVELANHVQFFNLFRYITFRTGAAMFTAALIVFLFGPKIIASLKVRQGKGQPIRADGPQTHFKKSGTPTMGGLMILAGIVGSSLLWADLSNVYVVATLLVTLGFGAIGFYDDYLKVTKQSDKGFSGKARLAIEFLIAGIAVFFMMEAAKISAPQGPHLATSIAFPFFKDALLNVGYFFIVFGGFVIVSAGNAVNLTDGLDGLAIVPVMIASAAFGLIAYLAGNAVFSGYLQINFVPGTGELAVILGAVIGAGLGFLWFNAPPAAIFMGDTGSLALGGLIGTVAVATKHEIVMVIIGGLFVMETLSVIIQVFWYKRTKKRVFLMAPIHHHFEKKGWTESQVVIRFWIIAVGLAMLGLATLKLR, encoded by the coding sequence ATGCTGATTTGGCTCGTCGAACTCGCAAACCACGTACAATTTTTCAACCTGTTCCGGTACATCACCTTCCGGACCGGGGCGGCGATGTTCACGGCAGCCTTGATCGTCTTCCTGTTTGGACCGAAGATCATCGCCTCTCTCAAAGTGCGTCAGGGCAAGGGCCAGCCGATCCGTGCCGATGGGCCGCAGACCCATTTCAAGAAATCCGGTACGCCGACCATGGGCGGGCTGATGATTCTGGCGGGCATTGTCGGTTCCTCACTGCTTTGGGCTGATCTTTCCAATGTCTATGTGGTGGCGACGCTGCTGGTGACGCTGGGCTTTGGCGCCATCGGCTTTTACGACGATTACCTCAAGGTCACCAAGCAATCGGACAAGGGCTTTTCCGGCAAGGCGCGGCTGGCCATCGAGTTTCTGATTGCCGGGATCGCGGTATTCTTCATGATGGAAGCGGCAAAGATTTCCGCGCCGCAAGGCCCGCATCTGGCGACCTCCATCGCATTTCCGTTCTTCAAGGATGCGCTGCTCAATGTCGGCTATTTCTTCATCGTGTTTGGTGGCTTCGTCATCGTCAGCGCCGGGAATGCCGTCAACCTGACCGATGGGCTGGACGGGCTGGCCATCGTGCCTGTGATGATCGCCTCGGCTGCTTTCGGGCTGATTGCCTATCTCGCCGGTAATGCAGTGTTCTCAGGATATTTGCAGATCAATTTCGTGCCGGGCACCGGCGAACTGGCCGTCATTCTTGGCGCTGTCATCGGGGCCGGGCTTGGTTTCCTGTGGTTCAATGCGCCGCCAGCGGCAATTTTCATGGGCGATACCGGTTCGCTGGCTTTGGGCGGCTTGATCGGCACGGTGGCGGTTGCCACCAAGCACGAGATCGTCATGGTAATCATCGGCGGGCTGTTCGTCATGGAAACCCTGTCGGTCATCATCCAGGTATTCTGGTACAAGCGCACCAAGAAGCGGGTGTTCTTGATGGCGCCGATCCATCACCATTTCGAAAAGAAAGGCTGGACGGAAAGCCAGGTCGTCATCCGGTTCTGGATCATTGCGGTCGGCCTTGCCATGCTGGGTCTTGCCACATTGAAGCTGCGGTGA